A window of Deinococcota bacterium contains these coding sequences:
- a CDS encoding 50S ribosomal protein L28 codes for MAKVCEICGKKPIVLNNVVRSGKAKREGGVGKNTTGISKKWKLPNLQKVSIQQGSNRKSMRVCTSCIRGGKTLSA; via the coding sequence TTTGCGGCAAAAAACCGATTGTCCTCAACAACGTGGTGAGAAGCGGCAAGGCCAAGCGCGAGGGCGGCGTCGGCAAGAACACCACCGGCATCTCCAAAAAGTGGAAGCTCCCCAACCTGCAAAAGGTGAGCATTCAGCAGGGTAGCAACCGCAAGTCGATGCGCGTCTGCACCTCCTGCATTCGCGGCGGCAAGACGCTCAGCGCCTGA